Within the Sulfurospirillum barnesii SES-3 genome, the region GCTATGAAAAACAAGGGAGGTTTGCACTTTCATTCGTATTCATGTGTCAGAGTTTTCAGGCAAGCGGTCTTCTCGTATAACAATGTTATTTTCAACACTTTTAACACCCGCTAATGCCTCAGCGGTGCTCTCAGCCATAGGCTTGTGCGCATCATCAAAGACTTCACCTGATAATACCACAACCCCATCTTTAGCTTTGATTTTGATGTTTTCATCTTTTAAGTAAGTTCTGTAAACATAACTTTTTTTGAAAGATGACTCTATAGTGTCGTCTACATTTGAGGCAAATACGGATGTATTAAGAGCTATTAATGTCGCAATACAAATGGCTGCGATAGCAAACGAGTGTTCAAACGTGATGACATTCGCATTTTGTGGCATTTTCACTTTCTTACCGCTTCTGTTTTCTTTGGATCTGCTTTGATTTCATCTTTTTTTGGCTCAGTTACTTTAGGTGCATCTTTCTTTGGATCTGGGTTTACAAAGCCTTTTTTAGGGTCATTTGAGTTGTTTTTGTTTTGGTTGTTAAACATGATATTTCCTTTTTTTTTGGTCGATAGATATGAGGTCGTGCATCGAGCATGAAGAGCACAGGACTTACAGTTTATTTTGAACGTGATGTTCGTAAATGCCTAAACGTCAAAAGGTCACCTCTTAAAACTCCTAAGAGCTACTGGATACCTTGCATTGTCTTGACCCATTTTATCCAGTCGGCGGTACAGGGTATGTAAAATAAAGCTCATCAAGCGTTCTCATTGTTGAGGAAGCGCTGAAATCTCTTTTACATGTAAACATCTTACGATGCTTAGGTTACTTTTTAGTTATATTTAAACACTTTACATGTAAAACAAAATGCTTTACATGTAAAGATAGTTTTAGAATACTATTGTTGAAGTTTTCGATTGATCTCTTCAAGTGTGGTTTGAGATTCTGTAACGAACATACCCCCTGCATTGACGGCCTCAAGTGCGTATTGTCTTGCTTCAAGCAGTTTGTTTTCTTTAAGCAAGGATTGTGCTAGATTATTGAGAACAACAGGGTCATTGGGTTTTAAGACAAGTGCTCGTTTGTATTCAGCCGTTGCATTCATATAATTTTTCATATCGTAGTCAATATTTGCCAACATGACAGAGCCTAAAAACGAGTTAGGATGTTGTTTAGTATATATCATGGCGGTTTGTCTGGCTTCTTCTTTATAGCCAACCTCTGCCATATCTACAATCGCCTTTATCATCTCTATTTCACTGGAAGCAACAGGCAATAATGGCGGTTTGAGTGCAACAATAGCCCAACTTCCTCCACGCTCAAAAAATGTTTCAAACTCATCAAAGCTCATTGTCGTTTGATTGTTTTTCATTGCGGAAAGGTAGATTTGTTTTGTATTTTTATCAAAACCTGTTACAACAGAATAGTGCCATACAGGGACAGAGGGAAGTCCTAAATTAAAAAGTACTAAAACAGGTCTGTTGGTAGAAACTTCACTTAAAACAGCAGCGAGGTTTTGGTTGATAGCATAGGGAATAAGTCCATAACGCCTTGCTGTTGCTTTTATCTCTACTTGTAAGCTTCCTTTGAGTTGGGGAGTAAAAGTACTACCAACAATATCACCGTACACAAACTCAATGTGTTGATGGTTGAGTAACGTCGCCAAAGAGGCAGGTCCACAAAAATACTCTTTTTGAGGGTACGTTGCCAATGAGAGTTTTTTGGACTCAAGAATGGATTTATCACTTGATAAATAGTCATAATTTTTAGAGGCACAGCCTACAAAGAGCACCATAGTGGCGCATAAAAGTAATAAGCGTTTCATTGTGCACTCTTTGTAAAATTATACACTTTTGTATACCCTAAGATATCCGTAATTAAAAGCACAAGAAAAATAAACACGATAACACCGATGATGGCACCCGCTCCAGCACCAGCAGGGAGTGTGTCAATTTCATGGTTGATTTGAGCAATCTCCTCATCCGTGAGTGTTGCAATTCTTCCTTGCAGGTCTTCATGGCTTACCCCTAAAAGTAAGAGTTTCTCTTGCACTTCTTGCTTGTTAAGAAATGTATCGATACTTACCTGTGAGTTTGACGCATGCAGTAAGTGTTTTGTGCTGATGACTTCAGCAAACAGTGTTGTCGAAAAAAGAGAAAGTGACATAAAAAAGGTAATGAGTAATTTTGCAGTGTTCATGATGAACTCCTTTTTAGGTAAAAAATAGGTACAAGCTTAGAGTAAGCACGAGGTTTGTTACGGTGTCATCGTAACAAGCCATGGTTATTTTTTGGTTATGGTGATTTAGTTTATTTTTCATAGCGCCAAAGAGTAAAAATTGCGCTATAGTGAAGTTGTGCTATAGCGTTATTTTGCCTTTTTACAAAGGATGCACGATGTTAGATTTAGGTGTTATGTCATGTTGCAATCGTTATACTGTTTTGTGTGTTGATGATGAAAAGGAGTTTTTAGACTATCTTAGTGCTATCTTAAAACTCTATTTTTTAGAGGTTTACGCTGTTTTATCCGTCAAAGAGGCATATGAAATTATCGAAGATCACCCCATTGATCTTATTATTACGGATGTGTATATGCCAAAAATTAATGGGATTGATTTCATTCAAAAGATTCGCTCCGAGCGCTCAGCCATCTCTGTCATCTTCTTAACGGCATGTTTTGAAAAAGACTTTTTGCATGCGGCAATTCCATTGGGACTGGATGCGTACTTGACAAAACCTGTCACCCTTGAAAAACTTTTTGCAACCCTTAGACGCTCCATTGAGATTATGGAAAATCGCTCTTCTAAAACGTATGCGCTTAAAGGGGGTGTTTCGTTTGATTTAATAGATGAGGTTGTCTATACGACAGCAAGCCGTAAAATTATTGATCTCACCCCAAAAGAGCTTGCATTGCTTTCTTTGCTAGTTAAAAATCAACATCTTATTTTGAGTAAAAGCGTGATTGAGGAATATTTGTGGGAATTTGAAAGCATTGCTAACAGTTCCGTGAAGACATTGATTAAAAAATTAAGAACAAAAATCGGTGAAAGTGCCATTGTGACACACAGTACAATTGGATATTCTATTGTACTTGAGGAGAAAGCATCATGAAAATCTATACGTATCGTTTTGTTTCGCACGAAGATTTTGCTCTGTTTATCGTTCAAAAAGAGCTAAGTTTGGCTCCCAATATTTTTGTAATGTGTTACTCAGGCATTGATGACCAAGCCATCAATCAAGAGATACTCTCAAGCATCAAAACACTTCTCCCCCAAGCCTCCATCATGGGTTCAACCACCGATGGTGAAATCTTTGAAACAGAGGTTATGGTACACTCTTTTGTCCTCTCTTTAACGACCTTTGAGAGTACGACTTTAAAAATTGAACTTTTTTCAGCGGAAATTGACTCGTTTAAAGCAGGTCAGATGATAGCAGGTGAGGGTGTGAAACTGGGTGCTAAAGTCGCAATTATCGTGGCTGATGGCATCGTGACCAATGGTGACTTTTTGATGGATGGTGTGAACTCCATTGCTCCTTCTTTAGTCGTTGCAGGAGGACTAGCAGGCGATAATGGTCGGTATGAAGAGAGTTTTATCTTTTGCGATACACACGTCCACTCTAAATCCATCGTAGTAGGCTATCTTATCAGCGATACGTTAGAAGTCTATCACACCAAAAGTTTTAACTGGGCGCCTATGGGACCAAAATTTAAGGTGACACGTGCCGATAAAAATTGTATCTATACGGTGGATAACATCTCGGTACTTGAGCTGTACCGAAAGTACTTAGGCTCTGCTTTAGCGCAAAAACTTCCCCTTGGAGGTATAGAATTTCCGTTTGTTTTTTATAAAGAAGGGCATTTGATAGGTCGTGCGCCCATCCGTTTAAATGGGGATGGTTCAGTGGTTTTTGCGGGCAATATTTCTGAGGGTGAAATCATTCAATTTGGTTTTGGTGACATCGATGCGATTTTGGCGGATGCCAGAGAAATTATTGCGGATTTAGCAGAATTTGGTCCTGAGAAAGTGATGGTTTTTTCGTGCATGACACGCAAAAACTTTTTAGGTGAAGATGCCCATAATGACTTTGAAGGTCTCTCTTCCATCGCACCCACGACAGGCTTTTTTACCTACGGAGAATTTTTTCACGATTGTGACCAGAAATGCAACTTTTTGCTCAATGAAACGATGACAGTTTTAGGGCTAAAAGAGGCAAATACAAGCAATAAAATGAGCACACTGGTATCTTCTGTGTTGCCTCAAAAAAAGAGTGCCATCAATCATCGGTATTCAGAAACGTTTGATGCCTTGTTGCACATAGGTAGGCAAACGGCATTGGAGTTGGGGGCATTAAACTCAACCTTAAATGACAAAGTCGATGAGGCAGTAAAGCGCTATCTAGCATCAGAAGAGCTTATCATCATCCAAGCACGTTCTGCCATTATCGGCGAGATGCTCAGCATGATAGCCCATCAATGGCGTCAACCTCTCTCCATCATTGGAATGGTCATCAGCAAAATGCGCCTTGTCGCCCTTAATGCCACAACCAAAGATGAAGAATTGCTCACCGATATTGGCGTGGTGGATCGCAATGTGAATTATCTCTCTAATACCATTGAAGATTTTAAAAACTTTTTTAAACCCGATGTCAAAAAAGAGTGGCACAGTGCTTCGATGATTTGCGAACAACTCCAATCCCTTGCCGACCCAATACTTAAAATGTACAAAATTGATTTAGAAATCACGCTCAAAGATGATAAAAAATTCTTTATTTACGGCAGTGAATTGGTTCAAGTCTTGCTCTCCATTGTTTCTAATTCCAAAGATGCCATTGTGGAACAACACAATGAAAATGGCAAAATTTTTATCGTGTGTGAATACAAAGCGCTCAAAGCCATGTACCGATTTACGATTTCCGATAATGGTGGAAGCATCGCACCTGAGATGATTAACGTAATGTTTGAGCCTTATGTGTCGAGTAAAGGCATTACGGGGACGGGGCTTGGATTGTACATGGCAAAGACCATCATCGAAAAGCATTTCAAAGGAACTATTGCTAGCAAAAACATTGAAGGTGGGGCATGTATTACGATAGATTTTCCTATTGGAATGAAGGAACCCTTGCAGGTAGTGAAGTAAAACAAGTCCTTAGAGCGCATCTATCCCATAAAGATGCGATGATTCTTATTTTACCCTTGTTGATGGTGTGCGAATGATAGTTACATGTAAACAGACGTAAGAAAGGGAGGATTTCCCTCTTTTACGTTGAGAGGCGAAGCTTTTATTTGCCAAAGTGTTTTGAAGCGTGGTGTAGGGTAGATTTGGTGGATTGCCAAATGGATTCAACCTCTTTTTTCATAGACTCAAATTTCTCTTCACTTGCACAAACGAGTTGGTCAAGTTTGGCTTTACCCTCACTCATTTTTTCTTCAAGGTATTGGATGTGTTTGTGCATCTCGATTTGCGCTGTTTCATTGGCTTTGGAAGCTTCTTCTTTAAAGGCATCCACTTTGGCACTGCATTCGTCAAAGTGTGCTTTGATGTGTTGTTCATAGACTGTTTTATCGCTCATTGTAAATCCTTAAGAGTGTGATGTGGTTTTTTGATGGTAGGCGTGCGTGTGCACTCCTTGTTTAGACAATTGCTTTAAACTTTGCTGTTGTATCTTCAAGTGATTTAATAATACTTTCCCATGCAACTTCAAATGTTTTTTTAGCAGATTCAAATCCACTGCCTGTGGTGTTCATTAATTGAGTAAGGCATGTTTTTCCCTCTTCAAGTTGGACTTCAAGCAGTTTAACGTGTTTGATTAAGGCGACTTGCAGATGAACACGTGCGGCTAAGGCTTGTGTCCTAATCTGTGTCATTCCTGCTTTCCACTCATTGAGTTGTGTTTGTTTCGTGTGATAGTAAAGCATCTCTTTATCGTTCATTGTGTTTCCTTCTGTTTTGGGACTGTCGATACGAGGTAGAGTGTTGTAACATAAAGTGTTGTGAGTATTTTATGGAGTTTAGAAGTTCATCTACTGCTCCTACTATACTCTTATTTTGAAGATTGTGGGGTTTTTTTGAACAATAAGGAAATAATGCTTTTATTCATTACGAAAGTACCCATTCGTGAGTGAAGACAAGAGTAATGCATCAAAGAGAAAAGAGTTAAGGTAGGTTGGGATGGTATGTTGGTCTTACATGTAAGCGTATAGGTGCTTACATGTAAAGGGCTCCCATGACTAAATAGAGCGTGTAAACCACATAGCCTAAAAGTAAAACAGCTCCTTTTTCAACGCCAATTCGATTTTTTTCATGTTTTCCGCCGTATGCCATAAAAAAGAGTGCAAAACTCATCATAAACATGACACCCCAATCTCGGTAAAAAATTTCAGGCGCAATCACATAATCAGGTGCAATGGTAGCCGCAACTCCCATAACCGCTAGAATGTTGAAAATATTTGAACCGACCACGTTTCCAATGGCAATATCAGACTCTCCTTTTTTAACAGCGGCAATAGACGTAGCCAATTCTGGCAAAGATGTTCCAACCGCAACAATGGTTAACCCAATAATCAAATCGCTGACCCCAAGTATCGTAGCAATGCCAACGGCTCCCCACACGAGCAGTTGAGAGCTTCCCACCAAAAGCACTAATCCTATGAGAAGCAAAACAATACTTTTAGGCAGGCTCATCGTTTTTTGAAAAATTTCATCTTCAATCTCATGAATGAATTTATCCCGTCGTGTTTTAAGCCCACTTCGGATTGTCCACCCAATAAAGCCAAATAATGCCACCAAAAGCACTATACCCTCAATGAGACTTAAGGTTGCATCAAAAAGCATGTAGCCTGAGAGGAGGGTAATGCCAAGGGAGAGCAAAATATTTTTTTTCACGACATTGGAGTGCAGTGCAATAGGCACAATAAGTGCGCTAATGCCTAAAATAAGACCAATGTTGGCAATATTTGAGCCCAGTGCATTGCCCATTGCAAGAGCAGGTGTGCCATTAAATGCGGCAATAGAAGAGACGGCGATTTCAGGGGCACTTGTGCCAAAACCAACAATTAAAATTCCAATGAGTAGGGTTGGCATACCAAGATTGAGAGCAAGTGCGGTTGCGCCATCGACAAATTTATCGGCACTCCAGACAAGTAAAATAAGACCTAAAAGAAGCGCTAACGAAAAAAGAAGCATAAAAAATCCTGTGAGATAAAATGAAGTGTATTTTACCTTTTTTTGCTAAAGATTCTTTACATGTAAAGCTTTTGATCTTCCACAACGCCCAATTTTCGGGCAATCGCTACAGCGGCGGTTCTGCCATCAAGGGCTGCGTTCACAACGAGGTTTGCGCCTCTCACCACATCGCCACCTGCGAAGATGAACGGATGGGAGGTCTCTTTGTTTTCATCGACGATAAGCGTGTTTGAACGACCAACAGCGAGGTTGAGTTCATCGTAAAAGCTAAAATGTTTGGCTTCAAAACCAAGGGCTAAAATGATGCTATCCGCAGGTAAGGTTTGAAGGCTCTGTGGTTTGGTTTGCAATTTCTTGTTTTCATCGGTATAGGTTTCCATAATTTCAAGTCCAATGACACGATGCTCTTCATCCACGAGCGCTTTTTTGG harbors:
- a CDS encoding calcium/sodium antiporter, which codes for MLLFSLALLLGLILLVWSADKFVDGATALALNLGMPTLLIGILIVGFGTSAPEIAVSSIAAFNGTPALAMGNALGSNIANIGLILGISALIVPIALHSNVVKKNILLSLGITLLSGYMLFDATLSLIEGIVLLVALFGFIGWTIRSGLKTRRDKFIHEIEDEIFQKTMSLPKSIVLLLIGLVLLVGSSQLLVWGAVGIATILGVSDLIIGLTIVAVGTSLPELATSIAAVKKGESDIAIGNVVGSNIFNILAVMGVAATIAPDYVIAPEIFYRDWGVMFMMSFALFFMAYGGKHEKNRIGVEKGAVLLLGYVVYTLYLVMGALYM
- a CDS encoding FIST N-terminal domain-containing protein, yielding MKIYTYRFVSHEDFALFIVQKELSLAPNIFVMCYSGIDDQAINQEILSSIKTLLPQASIMGSTTDGEIFETEVMVHSFVLSLTTFESTTLKIELFSAEIDSFKAGQMIAGEGVKLGAKVAIIVADGIVTNGDFLMDGVNSIAPSLVVAGGLAGDNGRYEESFIFCDTHVHSKSIVVGYLISDTLEVYHTKSFNWAPMGPKFKVTRADKNCIYTVDNISVLELYRKYLGSALAQKLPLGGIEFPFVFYKEGHLIGRAPIRLNGDGSVVFAGNISEGEIIQFGFGDIDAILADAREIIADLAEFGPEKVMVFSCMTRKNFLGEDAHNDFEGLSSIAPTTGFFTYGEFFHDCDQKCNFLLNETMTVLGLKEANTSNKMSTLVSSVLPQKKSAINHRYSETFDALLHIGRQTALELGALNSTLNDKVDEAVKRYLASEELIIIQARSAIIGEMLSMIAHQWRQPLSIIGMVISKMRLVALNATTKDEELLTDIGVVDRNVNYLSNTIEDFKNFFKPDVKKEWHSASMICEQLQSLADPILKMYKIDLEITLKDDKKFFIYGSELVQVLLSIVSNSKDAIVEQHNENGKIFIVCEYKALKAMYRFTISDNGGSIAPEMINVMFEPYVSSKGITGTGLGLYMAKTIIEKHFKGTIASKNIEGGACITIDFPIGMKEPLQVVK
- a CDS encoding response regulator transcription factor — protein: MLDLGVMSCCNRYTVLCVDDEKEFLDYLSAILKLYFLEVYAVLSVKEAYEIIEDHPIDLIITDVYMPKINGIDFIQKIRSERSAISVIFLTACFEKDFLHAAIPLGLDAYLTKPVTLEKLFATLRRSIEIMENRSSKTYALKGGVSFDLIDEVVYTTASRKIIDLTPKELALLSLLVKNQHLILSKSVIEEYLWEFESIANSSVKTLIKKLRTKIGESAIVTHSTIGYSIVLEEKAS
- a CDS encoding BON domain-containing protein, producing the protein MPQNANVITFEHSFAIAAICIATLIALNTSVFASNVDDTIESSFKKSYVYRTYLKDENIKIKAKDGVVVLSGEVFDDAHKPMAESTAEALAGVKSVENNIVIREDRLPENSDT
- a CDS encoding PA2779 family protein, whose amino-acid sequence is MNTAKLLITFFMSLSLFSTTLFAEVISTKHLLHASNSQVSIDTFLNKQEVQEKLLLLGVSHEDLQGRIATLTDEEIAQINHEIDTLPAGAGAGAIIGVIVFIFLVLLITDILGYTKVYNFTKSAQ
- a CDS encoding PA2778 family cysteine peptidase — protein: MKRLLLLCATMVLFVGCASKNYDYLSSDKSILESKKLSLATYPQKEYFCGPASLATLLNHQHIEFVYGDIVGSTFTPQLKGSLQVEIKATARRYGLIPYAINQNLAAVLSEVSTNRPVLVLFNLGLPSVPVWHYSVVTGFDKNTKQIYLSAMKNNQTTMSFDEFETFFERGGSWAIVALKPPLLPVASSEIEMIKAIVDMAEVGYKEEARQTAMIYTKQHPNSFLGSVMLANIDYDMKNYMNATAEYKRALVLKPNDPVVLNNLAQSLLKENKLLEARQYALEAVNAGGMFVTESQTTLEEINRKLQQ